CAGCCGGTCTACGGTATCAACACGGGCTTCGGCGAGCTCAGCAAAATCTTCATCTCCCCACAGGAGCGGGAGACTCTCCAGCGCAACCTGATCCTCAGCCACTGCTCCGGCGTAGGACCGTACCTGCCGGAGGATGTCGTGCGCGCAGCCATGCTGCTGCGGGTCAACTCGCTGGCCCGGGGATACTCGGGCATCAGAACCTCGACGGTCCAGATGCTGGTGGAACTCCTGAACCGCGACATCTACCCTGTCGTGCCCGCCAAAGGCTCCGTGGGCGCCAGCGGGGATCTGGCGCCGCTCTCCCACATGGCCGCCGTGCTGCTGGGCGAGGGCTCGGTGGTGCAGGACGGCCGCATCGTCCCGAGCGAGCCCGTCCTGCGCGCGGCGGGGCTCACCCCTCTCTCCCTGGCGGGCAAGGAGGGGTTGGCGCTGATCAACGGCACTCAGGTCATGACGGCCGTCGCCGCGCTGGTCTGCCACGACGCCGTCGCGCTTTTCAAGATCGCCGACATCGCGGCGGCGCTGTCGTTGGAGGCCCTGCGCGGCACGCGCACGGCCTTCGACCCGCGCATTGCGGCGGTGCGACCGCACCCCGGCCAGCGCGAGAGCGCGGAAAATGTGCTGGCGCTGACGCAAGGCAGTCAGATCATTCAGAGCCACGTCGACTGCGACAAGGTGCAGGACGCCTACTCCCTGCGCTGCGTGCCACAGGTACACGGCGCCTCTCGGGACGCGCTGCGGCGGGCGCTGGAGACCCTGCAAACGGAGATGAACGCGGTGACGGACAACCC
The DNA window shown above is from Oscillospiraceae bacterium and carries:
- the hutH gene encoding histidine ammonia-lyase; the protein is MNMVTITEADLKLPDVVQVARARARVALHDAVRARMDASRRWVDKILASDQPVYGINTGFGELSKIFISPQERETLQRNLILSHCSGVGPYLPEDVVRAAMLLRVNSLARGYSGIRTSTVQMLVELLNRDIYPVVPAKGSVGASGDLAPLSHMAAVLLGEGSVVQDGRIVPSEPVLRAAGLTPLSLAGKEGLALINGTQVMTAVAALVCHDAVALFKIADIAAALSLEALRGTRTAFDPRIAAVRPHPGQRESAENVLALTQGSQIIQSHVDCDKVQDAYSLRCVPQVHGASRDALRRALETLQTEMNAVTDNPLVMPDTGEILSGGNFHGQPVALVMDHLKVALSEIGNISERRINRLVDPSLSALPSFLTAYPGVNSGFMILQYTAASLVSENKVLAHPASADSIPTSANQEDHVSMGTIAARQAREILENVKYVLAIELMAAAQGVDFLAPMAPGMGTAAAHRHLRTLVSRLEEDRILTPDILAVRRSVTDGSLLAAVESKAGALRFASA